From a single Campylobacter concisus genomic region:
- the rplV gene encoding 50S ribosomal protein L22: protein MSRAIIKFVRLSPTKARLIAREVQGMNAELALASLQFMPNRGAKFIANAISSAVANGGFEPEEVVVTSCRVDAGPVLKRFRPRARGTASKIRKPTSHVMVEVSKPEKKEA from the coding sequence ATGAGTAGAGCAATTATAAAATTCGTAAGACTTTCTCCTACAAAAGCAAGACTTATAGCAAGAGAAGTTCAAGGCATGAATGCCGAGCTAGCACTTGCAAGCTTGCAATTTATGCCAAATCGTGGTGCTAAATTTATAGCAAACGCTATTAGCTCAGCAGTAGCAAATGGCGGATTTGAGCCAGAAGAGGTTGTAGTAACTAGTTGCCGCGTTGACGCTGGTCCTGTATTAAAGAGATTTAGACCAAGAGCAAGAGGAACAGCGAGCAAAATTCGCAAACCTACTTCTCATGTAATGGTAGAAGTATCTAAACCTGAAAAGAAGGAAGCATAA
- the rplB gene encoding 50S ribosomal protein L2, with the protein MAIKSYKPYTPSRRYITGLSSEDITAKPSVRSLLIKLPASGGRNNNGRITSRHKEAGAKKLYRIIDFKRRKFGIEGKVEAIEYDPNRNCRIALIAYKDGEKRYIIRPNGLNVGDVIASIDEGSLDIKPGNAMKLRFIPVGTIVHNVELKPGKGAQIARSAGGYAQLMGKEEKYVILRMPSGEMRQVLAECMASIGVVGNEDWANITIGKAGRNRHRGIRPQTRGSAMNPVDHPHGGGEGKKNSGRHPVTPWGKPTKGAKTRRKKASDKLIISRRKGK; encoded by the coding sequence ATGGCTATAAAATCATATAAACCATATACACCTAGTCGCAGATATATCACTGGACTAAGCTCTGAAGATATAACAGCCAAGCCAAGCGTTAGAAGCTTGCTTATTAAACTACCTGCATCTGGCGGTAGAAATAACAATGGTCGTATAACTTCAAGACATAAAGAGGCAGGTGCAAAAAAACTTTATCGTATCATCGACTTTAAACGTCGTAAATTTGGTATAGAAGGTAAGGTTGAAGCGATCGAGTACGATCCAAACAGAAACTGCCGTATCGCTCTTATAGCTTACAAAGATGGTGAAAAGCGCTATATCATTAGACCAAATGGCCTAAATGTCGGTGACGTTATCGCATCTATCGATGAGGGCTCACTAGATATTAAACCAGGCAACGCTATGAAACTAAGATTTATCCCAGTTGGTACTATCGTTCATAACGTAGAGCTAAAACCTGGTAAAGGCGCTCAGATAGCTCGTTCAGCTGGCGGTTATGCTCAGCTAATGGGTAAAGAAGAGAAGTATGTTATCTTAAGAATGCCAAGTGGCGAGATGAGACAAGTACTAGCTGAGTGTATGGCAAGTATCGGTGTAGTTGGCAACGAAGATTGGGCCAACATCACTATCGGTAAGGCCGGACGTAATCGCCACCGCGGTATCCGCCCACAAACACGTGGTTCTGCTATGAACCCAGTTGATCACCCACACGGTGGTGGTGAAGGTAAGAAAAATTCAGGCCGTCACCCAGTTACTCCATGGGGTAAACCAACTAAAGGTGCTAAGACTCGCCGTAAAAAAGCTAGCGATAAGCTTATAATTTCAAGAAGGAAAGGAAAATAG
- the rpmC gene encoding 50S ribosomal protein L29 produces MKYTELKDKSVAELNALLKEKKVLLFTLRQKLKTMQLSNPNEISAVRKEIAQINTAISATRQGA; encoded by the coding sequence ATGAAATATACTGAGTTAAAAGATAAGAGCGTTGCAGAATTAAACGCGTTGCTAAAAGAGAAAAAGGTGCTTTTATTTACTTTAAGACAAAAGCTAAAAACTATGCAGTTAAGCAACCCTAATGAGATTAGTGCTGTTCGCAAAGAGATAGCTCAGATCAACACTGCAATTAGTGCAACAAGACAAGGGGCGTAA
- the rplP gene encoding 50S ribosomal protein L16: MLMPKRTKFRKQMKGRNRGYATRGASLATGEFALKAVEAGRINSRQIEAARQALTRHVKRQAKIWIRVFPDKPLTKKPLQTRMGKGKAGVEEWVMNIKPGRIIFEMAGVSEELAREALTLALHKLPFKSKFVTRESENEIY, translated from the coding sequence ATGTTGATGCCTAAAAGAACGAAATTTCGTAAGCAAATGAAAGGTCGCAACCGTGGTTATGCGACTCGTGGAGCATCTTTAGCAACTGGCGAATTTGCACTTAAGGCTGTTGAAGCTGGTAGAATAAATTCACGCCAAATAGAAGCTGCTCGTCAAGCTCTAACTCGTCACGTAAAGAGACAGGCTAAAATTTGGATTAGGGTTTTCCCTGATAAGCCACTTACTAAAAAGCCTCTACAAACTCGTATGGGTAAAGGTAAGGCTGGAGTTGAAGAGTGGGTTATGAATATCAAACCTGGTCGTATAATATTTGAAATGGCTGGTGTTAGCGAAGAGCTAGCTCGTGAAGCTCTAACTTTGGCTTTACACAAACTTCCTTTCAAATCAAAATTTGTAACGCGAGAGAGTGAAAATGAAATATACTGA
- the rpsS gene encoding 30S ribosomal protein S19, with amino-acid sequence MARSLKKGPFVDDHVMKKVIAAKNANDNKPIKTWSRRSTIVPEMIGLTFNVHNGKSFIPVYVTENHIGYKLGEFAPTRTFKGHKGSVQKKIGK; translated from the coding sequence ATGGCAAGATCACTCAAAAAAGGTCCTTTCGTAGATGATCATGTAATGAAAAAAGTTATTGCCGCAAAAAATGCAAACGATAACAAACCAATCAAGACTTGGTCAAGACGTAGCACGATTGTACCTGAAATGATTGGACTAACATTTAACGTTCATAATGGCAAGAGCTTTATTCCTGTATATGTTACAGAAAATCATATAGGCTATAAACTTGGCGAATTTGCTCCAACACGCACATTTAAGGGTCACAAAGGCTCAGTGCAAAAGAAAATCGGCAAGTAA
- the rpsC gene encoding 30S ribosomal protein S3, protein MGQKVNPIGLRLGINRNWESRWFPTKQSLPENIGEDYKIRAFLKKKLYYAGISQILIERTAKKLRVTVVAARPGIIIGKKGQDVENLKNEVSKLIGKEVNVNIKEERKAQASAQLAAENVAMQLEKRVAFRRAMKKVIQGAQKSGAKGIKISVAGRLGGAEMARTEWYLEGRVPLHTLRAKIDYGVAEAHTTYGNIGIKVWIFKGEVLQKGVQPEKTEEETPKKTRRARRGK, encoded by the coding sequence ATGGGACAAAAAGTAAATCCAATAGGTCTTAGACTAGGAATTAACCGCAACTGGGAATCTAGATGGTTTCCAACCAAACAAAGTCTTCCTGAAAATATCGGTGAAGATTACAAAATTCGTGCATTTTTAAAGAAAAAACTTTACTATGCAGGAATTAGCCAAATTCTAATCGAAAGAACGGCTAAAAAACTTCGTGTAACCGTAGTTGCAGCTCGTCCTGGCATCATCATTGGCAAAAAAGGTCAAGATGTTGAAAACCTAAAGAACGAAGTTAGTAAACTTATCGGTAAAGAAGTAAATGTAAATATCAAAGAAGAAAGAAAAGCTCAAGCTTCAGCTCAACTTGCTGCTGAAAACGTAGCTATGCAACTTGAAAAGCGTGTCGCATTTAGACGTGCTATGAAAAAAGTTATCCAAGGCGCTCAAAAATCAGGCGCTAAAGGTATCAAAATTTCAGTTGCTGGTCGTTTAGGTGGCGCTGAGATGGCAAGAACCGAGTGGTATCTAGAAGGTCGCGTTCCGCTTCATACTCTTAGAGCGAAGATCGATTACGGTGTAGCTGAGGCTCATACAACTTATGGAAACATAGGTATTAAAGTATGGATTTTTAAAGGTGAGGTTCTTCAAAAAGGTGTTCAACCCGAGAAAACTGAAGAAGAGACACCTAAGAAAACACGTAGAGCAAGAAGAGGTAAATAA